AAGAAAGTTGAAAATCGGACACCGCATGAAGCCATTCAACATGGAATTGGCTTTGTGACCGAGAACCGGAAAGACGAAGGGTTAATTCTTGAAGCGACCCTGCAAGACAATATTGATTTGCCAAGTATTGATGGGTTTGTAAAGCACGGCTTAATTGATCAAAAGGCGGATTTATTGTTTGTGGAGACGTTGATGAAACGCCTGACGGTCAAGGCGACGAGTTCACAAGATTTAGCGTCAAGTCTCTCAGGTGGGAACCAACAAAAAGTTGTGTTAGCCAAATGGGTCGGAGCTGGTTCACAGGTCTTAATTCTTGATGAACCAACGCGTGGTGTCGATGTTGGGGCCAAGCGGGAAATTTATGATTTGATGAATGAATTAACCGACCGAGGTGTTGCCATCATCATGATTTCAAGTGATTTACCAGAAGTAATCGGCATGAGTGACAATATCACGGTGATTTATGAGGGTCACGTGACTGGACAATTGGCCACTAAGGATGCGGATCAAGAAAAAATTATGACACTTGCTACAGGAGGGGAAATAGTATGAATGATGTAACAGCTAAAAAGAAATTTAATATCGGTGAATTCCTAGGTAAATTGGGGCCAGTCCTCGCATTGGTCTTCCTAGTCTTAATTGTGACAGTCATGAATCCCAGTTTTCTAGAATTTAATAATATTTTGAACTTATTACGGCAAGTTTCGATTAACGCGTTAATTGCCTTTGGGATGACGTTTGTGATTTTGACTGCCGGGATTGACCTGTCAGTTGGTTCAATTTTGGCCTTTACGGGGGCGATAACTGCGCAGATGATTGTTGGTGGGATGCCACCGGCCATTGCGTTATTGATTGGTGTTTTACTCGGTGGTGTTTTGGGGGCAATTAATGGCCTTATTATTACCGTTGGTGGTGCGGCGCCATTTATTGCTACATTAGCAACGATGACCATTTTCCGTGGGGCAACTTACGTGTTCACTAATGGTAATCCAATTACTGGCTCAGCCATGACGAACAGTTTTTTCTTTCAAGTAATCGGGCGTGGTTATTTCTTGGGAATTCCTTTCCCAATTGTGATTATGATTGTGGCCTTCGCGCTGTTGTACCTGTTACTACACAAAATGTCATTTGGGCGTAAAACGTATGCTTTGGGTGGTAATGAAAAAGCCGCGTTTGTTTCCGGTATTAAAACGAAAAAAGTGACAATCTTAATTTACACGATTTCAGGAATTATGGCTGCCGTAGCGGGAACGATTTTAACATCCCGTTTAAATTCAGCACAACCAGATGCTGGTATGTCATATGAAATGGATGCAATTGCTGCGGTTGTGTTAGGTGGTACTTCCTTAGCCGGTGGTAAAGGTCGAATTTTTGGAACGTTGATAGGGGCATTGATTATTGGAACTTTGAATAATGGGATGAACTTATTGGGAATTTCAAGTTTCTACCAACAAATTGTCAAAGGGATTGTGATTATTATTGCAGTCTTAATTGATCGTCGTAAATCAAAATAGGGGGCGTTAACATGAAAAATAAACTAGTAAAAATATTTGGTCTGATGACAGTTGGCTTATCGCTCATGGTCCTCTTAGGTGGCTGTGCCATCGTGACCTTGGAAAATCCGTACCAAAAAGCCGATAAGGTTGCTAAAAAAAGTCCTAAAGATATTAAAGTCGGGGTTTCACTCTCGACTTTGAGTAATCCATTCTTTATCGCGATTAAAGACGGTATCCTTAACGTGGCCAAAGAAAACGGTTCAACCGTACAAGTTTTCGATGCCCAAAACGATACTGCTAAACAAAATAACGATGTGGAAGACATGATTCAAAAGAAAGTTGATGTCTTAATTATTAATCCAGTTGATTCATCAGCAATTTCACCCGAAGTTAAAGCGGCCAATGATGCGGGAATTCCAGTAATTACCGTTGACCGGTCGTCTGATGCTGGGAAGGTCTTGGCACTTGTGGCTTCAGACTCACGTGAAGGTGGCCAGATGGCAGCGGACTTTATGATTAAGCAACTTGGTAAGAATGCCAAAATTGCTGAATTACAAGGGACGCCAGGTGCATCAGCGACCCGCGAACGTGGTGCAGGATTTGATGATGCCGTGAAGGGTAAATTGAAGATTGTTGCCAAACAAACAGCTAATTTTGATCGTGCTAAGGGTTTGACTACTTCTGAAAATATCATTCAAGGACACGCTGATATTAAAGGGATGTTCTCACAAAACGATGAGATGGCCTTAGGAGCAGTGCAAGGATTGAAGGGACATGAAGATGTTATGATTGTCGGCTTTGATGGTTCCGAAGATGGTATTAAGGCAGTTAAAAACGGTCAAATGGCGGCAACAGTTGCGCAACAACCTGATAAAATGGGTGAATTAGCAATTCAAGCGGCTTACGATTACTTTGCTGACAAGTCAGTACCAAAAGACATTAAGTCACCATTGGAGCTCGTGGTGAACAAGCAATATAAATAATTAATGCGAGTTCACTTGCAGTAACGTGAACTGTGAAATCCCAAGTCATTTTGAAACTGGCTTGGGATTTTTTTGACTCTAGTTCGTCTGACGTGGAATTTATAAAATGTGATGAGATATATATCCAAATTCCACGTTAGAAAAATTGTAGCCATTTTTTGCATAGGCAGGTTTATTTCGGCCTAAATTAGGTGATAACTGACCATATTTTCAGGGAAACTGGTACAATAGGAACTTGTGTAGAATTACTGAAATGAAAGAGGAAGACGATGAATTTGGGATTGCCAGATGAAAATGAATTAGCACAACGGCGGGCAGCGCAGCATAACGGTACGGCCAAAAAATCAACGCGCAAAGAAAAATTTACGGCCGTCACGCTGATTGTTTTTATCTTACTCGTGCTTTTATATAATTTTTTGAGTAAATAATTAGCTGCCACAGTGAGTATTTGCCCGCATTTACTGGTAAAATATAATTATGAATGAACAAGAAATGAAAAACTTAATAACAACGTTGATTGTACCTTTAGCTAGTAAGCCAGAGGTGATTGAAATCGAAATTAATGAAGGCGACCGTTTTGTTGAATTTACCGCATACGTTGATCGGAGTGACCTTGGGCGTTTAATCGGGGTCGGTGGCGTGACCGTGACGGCAATTCGGAACCTCGTGTACAGTGCGCGTTTTGAAGGCGCAAAGCGGGTCCGTTTATCAATTGAACCACGGCATGCTTAGGCAACGTGGAAAATAAGACTAGTGAGGGATTAACAAGTGGATTTTTTTAAAGTAGGGACAATCGTGAACACGCACGGCATTCGTGGTGAAGTGCGGGTCATTGCGACGACGGACTTCCCAGAAGACCGTTTCCAAAAAGGCAACATGATTTACATCGATAACAAGGAACACACGGCGTTGGAAATCCAAACGGTGCGTTACCACAAGCAATTTGTCTTGCTGTCATTTAAAGACAAGCAAAACATCAATGATATTGAAAAGTACAAGGGTATGGATATTTCGGTATCTGAAGAAGAATTGCAAGACTTGGACGAAGGTGAATACTATTACAAGGATATTATTGGCGCCAACGTGGTGACTGAAGATGGTCAAGCCGTTGGGACAGTTAGTGAAATTTTTGAAACTGGTGCTAACGATGTTTGGGTAGTTAAACGCGCTGGCAAGGAAGATTTGTTGTTGCCAATGATTGACGATGTAATCAAGAGTGTTGACATTGACGCCCAAGAAGTTGTGATTGATTTGCTAGAAGGGTTGGATGATTAATGCGGATTGATGTCTTAAGTATTTTTCCCAATATGTTCAAACCAATGACGGAATCAATCATTGGTAAAGCCGTTGAAAGCGGTAAGCTGGATTTTGGTGTGACGGATTTTCGTGATTACACGGATAACAAGCACAACAACGTCGATGATACGATTTACGGTGGTGGTGCGGGGATGTTGTTGATGCCCCAACCAATTTTTGATGCGATGGATCATATCGAACAAGAAGCTGGCAGTCGTGGACGCGTGATTTTGCTGGATCCTGCTGGTGTGCCTTTTACCCAAAAAGTGGCCGAAGACTTGAGCCAAGAAGAACATTTGACGTTTATTGCTGGCCACTACGAAGGCTACGATGAACGGATTCGTGAATTGGTAACGGATGAAATTTCACTAGGTGACTACGTGTTAACTGGTGGTGAACTCGGTGCGATGGTTATCATTGATGCGACGGTGCGATTGATTCCAGAAGTGTTGGGTAACGAAGAATCTGCGCCTGGCGATTCATTTTCAACGGGATTGTTGGAATACCCCCAATACACACGCCCTGCGGATTTCCGTGGTCGCAAAGTTCCAGAAGTATTGACGAGTGGTAACCACGGTAAAATTGCGGAATGGCGGATGAAAGAATCATTGCGCCGGACGTTAACGCGTCGCCCTGATTTGTTGGAAGACATTGAGTTAACCAAGGAACAAAAGAAATTGCTCGCGGAAGTGAAAGCTGAGTTAGCTGAATAATGAACTAAGTTGAAACACATTGATGCCACCAAATATGGGCGCATTAATGTGTTTTTTGTTGTATTCCGTCTGACGTGGGGTTGAATAAAATTGGCCACTGCGTTAGTTGGTAATGGTTTTCAGATTAGAAAACAGTTGCCAACCACAGGCCGTAGTAGCATGGAAAAATACTGACAATAGAACCGCAGTAATTCGATTATTGAAAAGTACAGAAACGACAATTCCACGCTAGAATGAATAGAACTGAAAAAGCGATCAACATGAGTTGGTCGCTTTTTGAAGGATAAAATTAATTTGCTGGAAAATTGGCCGCGTAAATTGCGCGGACTGCTGCTTCGGCGAGTTCTTGTTTGACACCAATCATTACTGAAATGCGCGAGGCACCTTGGTTGAGCATTTGGACGCCGATGTTGTTGGCGGCTAAGGGGGCAATAATGTGGTCAACGACGCCGACTTTGGCGCGCATGCCTTCGCCGACAACCATGATGATTGCGTAGTCATCGAGCCATTCCAAGACGTCTGGTTTTACGGCGTCCTGGATTTCTTGCATGATATTGGCGGCGGTTTCAGCGGTTAATTGGGTTTTATCAAAGATAATGGTTAAATCATCAATCCCGGAAGGCATGTGTTCGTAGCTGACATCGTATTTGAACAGAATTTGGAGGATCTTAAGCGTGAAGCCGGCTTCCTTGTTCAAGAGATAACGGTGTAAATACAGCGCGGCGAAACGGTTTGAATTGGCAACCCCCGTGATTTCGTGTTCAATGACGAGGTCTTGGTCGGGCACAATTAGTGTTCCGGGAGCCTCCGGGTGGTTGGTGTTCTTCACATTGATGCGCACATTACCTTGAATTGCGGGAATAATCGCTTCGTCGTTAAAGACTTGAAAGCCCGCGTAGGCTAATTCCCGCATTTCTTTGTAACTCATCGTGCTGATTGGTTGGGGATTGGCGACAATATTGGGGTTCGCGGAATAGATGGCGTCCACATCGGTGAAGTTCTCATACAAGTCCGCTTGCAGTCCACGTGCCACGATTGAACCGGTAATATCGGAGCCACCACGTGCAAAGGTTGCAATCTGATTTTGTGAATCATAGCCATAAAATCCTGGGACAACTAGGTATTCATTTTTGAAGGGAAAGCGGGAAATATTTTGGTATGTAAATTCACTGACCGAAGCCGCGGCCGCTGAGCCTGTTACCATGATACCAAGGGCCTTTGGATCAGCATAAATTGCGGGCTTGCCGAGGTGGTTTAAAATCAGGGCAATCAGCATGGCGTTAAGCTTTTCACCGTGGGCTTTAAAGGCGGCTAGTTGATAGGCGGATGTTGAGAATTGCTGGGTAGCTAAAGCAATGACACCATCACTAATGCGGCTGAATTTTTCAGCGGGAAGGTCGAAGTAGGCGGCTATTTCCCAGTAGCGATTGATGATGTTATTTTGGATGTTTGGGTCAGTTGGTGCGTTGGCGTATTGAATCAATAAATCGGTGATTTTGGTGTCATCACTTGTCCGTTTGCCGGGTGCCGAGACGACTAGAACTTGCCGCTCAGGATCTTGGACCATAATCTGGATTACTTGTGCTAAGTGCGGGCCGTCAGCTAAGGAGCTCCCACCAAACTTTACAACTTTCATTTTGCTGCCTCCGGTTAATTTAGTTTGTCTCAAAAAGGAATTGCGGATGGTGCCTGTAATGTTTTCGTCTTGTCTGGCATTTTACCCACAAAGTAAATTGAGGGTCAAGCTAAATTTAAGAGAATGATGTGAAGAAGGTGTGAATAAAAAGCAAACAAATTAGAAGTTATTAATTTACATCTTGACGCGGGGTCCGAATTATCATAAGCTAGTAACAACTTAATAATTCATAGAGGTTGCAACCAACAAGAG
This is a stretch of genomic DNA from Periweissella cryptocerci. It encodes these proteins:
- a CDS encoding ABC transporter permease subunit, with amino-acid sequence MNDVTAKKKFNIGEFLGKLGPVLALVFLVLIVTVMNPSFLEFNNILNLLRQVSINALIAFGMTFVILTAGIDLSVGSILAFTGAITAQMIVGGMPPAIALLIGVLLGGVLGAINGLIITVGGAAPFIATLATMTIFRGATYVFTNGNPITGSAMTNSFFFQVIGRGYFLGIPFPIVIMIVAFALLYLLLHKMSFGRKTYALGGNEKAAFVSGIKTKKVTILIYTISGIMAAVAGTILTSRLNSAQPDAGMSYEMDAIAAVVLGGTSLAGGKGRIFGTLIGALIIGTLNNGMNLLGISSFYQQIVKGIVIIIAVLIDRRKSK
- a CDS encoding D-ribose ABC transporter substrate-binding protein, with translation MVLLGGCAIVTLENPYQKADKVAKKSPKDIKVGVSLSTLSNPFFIAIKDGILNVAKENGSTVQVFDAQNDTAKQNNDVEDMIQKKVDVLIINPVDSSAISPEVKAANDAGIPVITVDRSSDAGKVLALVASDSREGGQMAADFMIKQLGKNAKIAELQGTPGASATRERGAGFDDAVKGKLKIVAKQTANFDRAKGLTTSENIIQGHADIKGMFSQNDEMALGAVQGLKGHEDVMIVGFDGSEDGIKAVKNGQMAATVAQQPDKMGELAIQAAYDYFADKSVPKDIKSPLELVVNKQYK
- the trmD gene encoding tRNA (guanosine(37)-N1)-methyltransferase TrmD, which encodes MRIDVLSIFPNMFKPMTESIIGKAVESGKLDFGVTDFRDYTDNKHNNVDDTIYGGGAGMLLMPQPIFDAMDHIEQEAGSRGRVILLDPAGVPFTQKVAEDLSQEEHLTFIAGHYEGYDERIRELVTDEISLGDYVLTGGELGAMVIIDATVRLIPEVLGNEESAPGDSFSTGLLEYPQYTRPADFRGRKVPEVLTSGNHGKIAEWRMKESLRRTLTRRPDLLEDIELTKEQKKLLAEVKAELAE
- a CDS encoding aspartate kinase gives rise to the protein MKVVKFGGSSLADGPHLAQVIQIMVQDPERQVLVVSAPGKRTSDDTKITDLLIQYANAPTDPNIQNNIINRYWEIAAYFDLPAEKFSRISDGVIALATQQFSTSAYQLAAFKAHGEKLNAMLIALILNHLGKPAIYADPKALGIMVTGSAAAASVSEFTYQNISRFPFKNEYLVVPGFYGYDSQNQIATFARGGSDITGSIVARGLQADLYENFTDVDAIYSANPNIVANPQPISTMSYKEMRELAYAGFQVFNDEAIIPAIQGNVRINVKNTNHPEAPGTLIVPDQDLVIEHEITGVANSNRFAALYLHRYLLNKEAGFTLKILQILFKYDVSYEHMPSGIDDLTIIFDKTQLTAETAANIMQEIQDAVKPDVLEWLDDYAIIMVVGEGMRAKVGVVDHIIAPLAANNIGVQMLNQGASRISVMIGVKQELAEAAVRAIYAANFPAN
- a CDS encoding KH domain-containing protein, whose protein sequence is MNEQEMKNLITTLIVPLASKPEVIEIEINEGDRFVEFTAYVDRSDLGRLIGVGGVTVTAIRNLVYSARFEGAKRVRLSIEPRHA
- the rimM gene encoding ribosome maturation factor RimM (Essential for efficient processing of 16S rRNA), with the protein product MDFFKVGTIVNTHGIRGEVRVIATTDFPEDRFQKGNMIYIDNKEHTALEIQTVRYHKQFVLLSFKDKQNINDIEKYKGMDISVSEEELQDLDEGEYYYKDIIGANVVTEDGQAVGTVSEIFETGANDVWVVKRAGKEDLLLPMIDDVIKSVDIDAQEVVIDLLEGLDD